From the genome of Leguminivora glycinivorella isolate SPB_JAAS2020 chromosome Z, LegGlyc_1.1, whole genome shotgun sequence, one region includes:
- the LOC125241704 gene encoding transmembrane protein 256 homolog, with the protein MVNLMDTLMINTVTDGAMTFLRHIGVFKSKTVEAPPVTIIVKMPLWELAQEAGPFVRFAGLSGASAVVLGAMGAHRTFPETDTKEDLRKIFDTANRFHFLHTLALMTVPLCKRPFIAGAFFMAGMGLFCGTCYYHAFTGDRSLRRLTPIGGSCLILGWIAMVF; encoded by the exons aTGGTAAATTTGATGGATACTTTGATGATAAATACGGTGACGGACGGAGCTATGACTTTCTTGCGCCACATC GGCGTGTTTAAGTCGAAAACTGTTGAAGCTCCACCAGTAACTATAATAGTAAAGATGCCTTTGTGGGAGTTGGCGCAAGAAGCTGGGCCGTTCGTGCGGTTCGCCGGCCTGAGCGGAGCCTCTGCCGTAGTGCTAGGAGCTATGGGTGCCCATCGCACTTTCCCAGAAACTGATACCAAAGAAGATCTGAGGAAAATATTTGACACTGCTAATCGGTTCCACTTTTTACACACTTTAGCACTAATGACAGTGCCACTGTGCAAAAGACCATTCATC GCTGGAGCATTCTTCATGGCTGGGATGGGGTTATTCTGTGGTACCTGTTATTACCATGCATTCACTGGAGACCGCAGTTTGCGTCGACTTACTCCAATAGGTGGTTCATGCCTCATACTTGGCTGGATAGCCATGGTATTTTAA